The Pseudomonas azadiae genome contains a region encoding:
- the recJ gene encoding single-stranded-DNA-specific exonuclease RecJ produces the protein MRIDPRPLPAVLPFLGELPPLLTRLYAARGVQSEAELDKSLARLIPYQQLKGIDAAVDLLVTALEQRQRILIVGDFDADGATASTVGTLGLRLLGAAHVDYLVPNRFEYGYGLTPEIVAVALQREPQLLITVDNGISSVEGVAAAKAAGLQVLVTDHHLPGDQLPAADAIVNPNQPGCEFPSKALAGVGVIFYVLMALRARLRSLGWYANTPQPNIGELLDLVALGSVADVVPLDANNRILVHQGLERIRAGRARPGIKAILEVAKRDAARITSTDLGFILGPRLNAAGRLDDMSLGIECLLTTDVAAAREMAAQLDGMNQDRKSIEQGMQREALAQLKDLPVESMPYGLCLFDPQWHQGVIGILASRMKERYFRPTIAFADAGDGLLKGSGRSVQGFHIRDALAVVASQHPNLIAKYGGHAMAAGLTLREENFPLFAEAFDAEVRRQLCEEDLTGRLLTDGTLAVEEFHLELARALRHAGPWGQHFPEPLFHGVFQLVEQRVVGERHLKVVLKSECGSVKLDGIAFGVDREVWPNPTVRWVELAYKLDVNEFRGNETVQLMIAHIEPR, from the coding sequence ATGCGTATCGATCCCCGCCCGTTGCCCGCTGTCCTGCCGTTTCTTGGTGAATTGCCCCCGCTGTTGACCCGTCTGTATGCCGCGCGCGGGGTGCAGTCCGAGGCCGAGCTGGATAAAAGCCTGGCGCGGTTGATTCCCTATCAGCAGCTCAAGGGGATCGACGCGGCGGTGGACTTGCTGGTGACGGCACTGGAGCAGCGCCAGCGCATCCTCATCGTCGGCGACTTCGACGCCGATGGCGCCACCGCCAGCACCGTGGGCACCTTGGGCCTGCGCCTGCTCGGCGCGGCCCATGTCGACTACCTGGTGCCCAATCGCTTCGAGTACGGCTACGGCCTGACCCCGGAGATTGTCGCCGTGGCCCTGCAGCGTGAGCCGCAGTTGTTGATTACCGTGGACAACGGCATTTCCAGCGTCGAAGGCGTGGCGGCGGCGAAAGCGGCGGGCTTGCAGGTACTGGTGACCGACCACCACTTGCCCGGCGATCAATTGCCGGCGGCCGATGCGATCGTCAACCCGAACCAGCCCGGCTGCGAGTTCCCGAGCAAGGCCCTGGCGGGCGTTGGCGTGATCTTTTACGTGCTGATGGCCTTGCGTGCGCGCCTGCGCAGCCTGGGCTGGTACGCGAACACACCCCAGCCGAACATCGGCGAACTGCTCGACCTCGTCGCCCTGGGCAGCGTCGCCGACGTGGTGCCCCTGGACGCCAACAATCGCATTCTCGTACATCAGGGCCTGGAGCGCATTCGCGCCGGTCGGGCGCGCCCGGGGATCAAGGCGATCCTTGAAGTGGCCAAGCGCGACGCTGCGCGCATCACTTCGACCGACCTGGGCTTTATCCTCGGGCCGCGCCTGAACGCCGCCGGGCGCCTGGATGACATGAGCCTGGGCATCGAATGCCTGCTTACCACCGACGTCGCCGCCGCACGGGAAATGGCGGCGCAGTTGGACGGCATGAACCAGGACCGCAAATCCATCGAACAAGGCATGCAGCGCGAAGCCCTGGCCCAGCTCAAGGACTTGCCGGTGGAGTCGATGCCCTACGGCTTATGCCTGTTTGATCCGCAGTGGCACCAGGGCGTAATCGGCATCCTCGCCTCGCGCATGAAGGAGCGCTATTTCCGCCCGACCATCGCCTTCGCCGACGCCGGCGATGGCCTGCTCAAGGGCTCAGGGCGCTCGGTGCAGGGTTTTCACATCCGTGATGCGCTGGCGGTGGTTGCGAGCCAGCATCCCAACCTGATCGCCAAATACGGCGGCCATGCCATGGCGGCGGGACTGACGCTGCGTGAAGAGAACTTCCCACTGTTTGCCGAGGCTTTTGATGCCGAGGTGCGTCGGCAGTTGTGCGAAGAGGATCTCACCGGCCGGCTGCTGACCGACGGCACCCTGGCGGTGGAAGAGTTTCACCTGGAACTGGCCCGTGCATTGCGCCACGCCGGCCCGTGGGGGCAACACTTTCCCGAGCCGCTGTTTCACGGCGTGTTCCAGTTGGTGGAGCAGCGGGTGGTGGGCGAGCGGCACCTGAAAGTGGTGCTCAAGAGCGAATGCGGGTCGGTGAAACTCGATGGCATTGCGTTCGGCGTGGACCGTGAGGTCTGGCCTAACCCGACGGTGCGTTGGGTGGAGTTGGCCTACAAGCTGGATGTGAACGAGTTTCGTGGGAATGAAACCGTGCAGTTGATGATTGCCCATATCGAACCGCGCTGA
- the mprF gene encoding bifunctional lysylphosphatidylglycerol flippase/synthetase MprF has protein sequence MRANSSEPQDTVTAEQPITPTRLRWLDLVSKYRQPIGLAVTLLLFAIALIACRHLLLELDLYALHDSILEVPKPALLGAVAAAVAGFVILLGYEFSGARYAGVKLPAKTLALGGFTAFAIGNAIGLSMLSGGSVRYRLYARHGIGASEVAHMTVFASLALGCALPPLAALATLSNLPAASTYLHLPQSVLGGVAGAVLLLSAVLCIGIYRRRLPEQPYPDNLLVKAGRRTLRLPGRRLTFLQLVITALDVAAAATVLYLLLPEAPPFGPFLLVYLLALAAGVLSHVPGGVGVFEAILLAAFADKLGAAPLAAALLLYRMIYVVLPLLIACVFLLVNEAQRLFQTQQSLRVASGLAAPVLAVLVFLSGVVLLFSGATPEIDSRLENIGFLIPHRLIDASHFGASLIGVLCLLLAQGLRRRLSAAWMLTMVLLLAGALLSLLKGFDWEEASLMTMTAILLAIFRRSFYRASRLTELPFSPLYLVASVCVLGASIWLLLFAYQDVPYSHQLWWQFTLDANAPRGLRSLLGAAVLLVIVSLTWLLRTARPVIHLPTPDELERASKILMASSQPDGGLALTGDKALLFHPNDEAFLMYARRGRSLVALYDPIGPTQPRAEMIWQFRDLCDIHHARPVFYQVRAENLPYYMDIGLTAIKLGEEARVDLKRFDLEAKGKEMKDLRYTWNRGTRDGLSLEIHEPGTAPMDELKVISDAWLTGKNVREKGFSLGRFNNDYLKHFRIAIIRFEGRPVAFANLLETYNHDLASLDLMRAHPDAPKLTMEFMMVGLIQHYKSHGYARFSLGMVPLSGLQPRRGAPLTQRLGSMVFRRGEQLYNFQGLRRFKDKFQPDWEPRYMAVPAGLDPLVALADTAALIAGGLTGLVKR, from the coding sequence ATGCGCGCCAACTCGTCTGAACCACAAGACACTGTCACAGCAGAACAACCGATCACACCTACTCGTTTGCGATGGCTGGATCTGGTGAGCAAGTACCGGCAACCCATCGGACTGGCCGTGACGTTGCTGCTGTTTGCCATTGCCCTGATCGCCTGCCGACACCTGCTGTTGGAACTGGATCTTTACGCGCTCCACGATTCGATCCTGGAAGTACCCAAGCCGGCCCTGCTCGGTGCCGTTGCCGCAGCGGTCGCCGGTTTCGTCATTCTCTTGGGATACGAGTTTTCCGGTGCGCGCTACGCGGGGGTAAAACTGCCCGCCAAAACCCTGGCACTGGGCGGCTTTACCGCATTCGCCATCGGCAATGCGATCGGCTTGTCGATGCTTTCCGGCGGCTCGGTGCGCTACCGTCTATATGCACGCCATGGCATCGGCGCCTCGGAAGTCGCGCACATGACGGTGTTCGCCAGCCTGGCCCTGGGCTGCGCATTGCCGCCTCTCGCGGCATTGGCCACATTGAGCAATTTGCCGGCCGCGTCCACTTACCTGCATTTGCCACAAAGCGTGCTGGGTGGCGTTGCCGGCGCCGTCCTGCTGCTGTCGGCGGTACTGTGCATCGGCATTTACCGCCGCCGCCTGCCGGAACAACCTTACCCCGACAACCTGCTGGTAAAAGCCGGACGCCGCACCCTGCGCCTGCCCGGCCGTCGCCTGACCTTTCTGCAGTTGGTCATCACCGCGCTGGACGTGGCGGCTGCCGCCACCGTGCTTTATCTGCTGCTGCCGGAAGCGCCGCCGTTCGGCCCCTTCCTGCTGGTGTACCTGCTGGCCCTGGCCGCCGGTGTGCTCAGCCATGTCCCCGGCGGTGTGGGTGTATTCGAAGCGATCCTGCTGGCAGCCTTCGCCGACAAACTGGGCGCCGCGCCATTGGCCGCCGCCCTGCTGCTGTACCGCATGATCTATGTGGTGCTGCCGCTGTTGATTGCCTGCGTGTTCCTGCTGGTCAACGAAGCGCAGCGTCTGTTCCAGACCCAGCAAAGTCTGCGGGTTGCCTCGGGGCTGGCGGCGCCAGTACTGGCCGTACTGGTTTTTTTGTCCGGCGTGGTCCTGCTGTTCTCTGGCGCCACGCCCGAAATCGACTCCCGCCTGGAAAACATCGGCTTTCTGATTCCCCACCGCCTGATTGATGCGTCGCACTTTGGCGCCAGCCTGATCGGCGTACTGTGCCTGTTGCTGGCCCAGGGTTTGCGTCGACGCTTGTCGGCCGCCTGGATGCTGACCATGGTGTTGCTGCTGGCAGGCGCCCTGCTCTCGCTGCTCAAGGGTTTCGACTGGGAAGAAGCCAGCCTGATGACCATGACAGCGATCCTGCTGGCGATCTTCCGACGCTCGTTCTACCGCGCCAGCCGCCTCACCGAACTGCCCTTCTCGCCGCTGTACCTGGTGGCCAGCGTCTGCGTGCTGGGCGCTTCGATCTGGCTGCTGCTGTTCGCCTACCAGGATGTGCCTTATAGCCACCAGCTGTGGTGGCAGTTCACCCTGGACGCCAATGCCCCACGCGGCCTGCGCTCGCTGCTGGGCGCCGCCGTGCTGCTGGTGATCGTGTCGCTGACCTGGCTGCTGCGCACCGCGCGTCCGGTGATCCACTTGCCGACACCCGATGAGCTGGAGCGCGCCAGCAAGATTCTGATGGCCTCCTCCCAGCCCGACGGCGGCCTCGCGCTGACCGGCGATAAGGCGCTGCTGTTTCACCCCAATGATGAAGCTTTCCTCATGTACGCCCGCCGCGGGCGCAGCCTGGTAGCCTTGTACGACCCGATCGGCCCGACCCAGCCACGGGCCGAGATGATCTGGCAGTTCCGCGACCTGTGCGACATTCACCACGCGCGCCCGGTGTTCTACCAGGTGCGCGCGGAAAACCTGCCGTACTACATGGACATCGGCCTCACCGCGATCAAGCTGGGCGAAGAAGCCCGCGTCGACCTGAAACGCTTTGACCTGGAAGCCAAGGGCAAAGAGATGAAGGACCTGCGCTACACCTGGAACCGTGGCACCCGCGATGGCCTGTCGCTGGAAATCCATGAGCCGGGCACGGCGCCGATGGACGAACTCAAGGTGATTTCCGATGCCTGGCTGACGGGCAAGAATGTGCGGGAAAAAGGCTTTTCCCTCGGGCGCTTCAACAACGACTACCTCAAGCACTTTCGCATTGCGATCATCCGCTTCGAAGGACGCCCGGTGGCCTTCGCCAACTTGCTCGAGACCTACAACCACGACCTGGCCAGCCTCGACCTGATGCGCGCCCATCCGGATGCGCCCAAGCTGACCATGGAATTCATGATGGTCGGCCTGATTCAACACTATAAGAGTCACGGCTACGCCCGCTTCAGCCTCGGCATGGTGCCGTTGTCGGGCCTGCAACCGCGACGCGGCGCCCCGTTGACCCAGCGGCTGGGCTCGATGGTGTTCCGCCGTGGCGAGCAACTGTATAACTTTCAAGGTTTGCGCCGCTTCAAAGACAAGTTCCAGCCCGACTGGGAACCCCGTTACATGGCCGTGCCCGCGGGACTTGATCCGCTGGTGGCACTGGCCGATACCGCCGCCCTGATCGCGGGCGGCTTGACTGGATTGGTGAAACGCTGA
- a CDS encoding DUF3509 domain-containing protein, translating to MESISLLLEEALSPYQVTLTTSGVQDECLVTVKNPAGAIVVEREVDRAQLMDKRVLVDVVDCLLRDLKIAEGRLEPSVIAAMRNAAQTRGAAAA from the coding sequence ATGGAAAGTATCAGCCTATTGCTCGAAGAAGCACTGAGCCCTTATCAGGTTACGCTGACCACCTCTGGTGTGCAGGACGAGTGCCTGGTGACCGTGAAGAATCCTGCCGGCGCTATCGTGGTCGAGCGTGAAGTCGACCGTGCTCAGCTGATGGACAAGCGCGTGCTGGTGGATGTGGTCGACTGCCTGTTGCGCGACCTGAAGATTGCCGAAGGGCGCCTGGAACCCTCGGTCATCGCAGCGATGCGCAACGCGGCCCAAACCCGCGGCGCTGCGGCTGCATGA
- the thrC gene encoding threonine synthase, giving the protein MRYISTRGQAPALNFEDVLLTGLATDGGLYVPENLPRFTQEEIASWAGLPYHELAFRVMRPFVTGSIPDADFKKILEDTYGVFSHSAIAPLRQLNGNEWVLELFHGPTLAFKDFALQLLGRLLDYVLEKRGERVVIMGATSGDTGSAAIEGCKHCENVDIFILHPHQRVSEVQRRQMTSIFGENIHNIAIEGNFDDCQEMVKNSFADQSFLKGTRLVAVNSINWARIMAQIVYYFHASLQLGGPARSVSFSVPTGNFGDIFAGYLARNMGLPINQLIVATNRNDILHRFMSGNGYVKETLHATLSPSMDIMVSSNFERLLFDMHGRNGAAIAGLMDTFKSGGGFSVEQERWTETRKLFDSLAVDDAQTCETIAQVYAQTGELLDPHTAIGVKAARECRRSLDIPMVILGTAHPVKFPEAVEKAGVGKALELPQHLADLFEREERCTVLVNDLKAVQAFVSQHGNRGKPL; this is encoded by the coding sequence ATGCGTTATATCAGCACCCGCGGCCAGGCACCGGCCCTGAATTTCGAAGACGTCTTGCTCACAGGCCTTGCCACCGACGGCGGCCTGTACGTGCCGGAAAACCTGCCACGCTTCACCCAGGAGGAGATCGCCTCCTGGGCCGGCTTGCCGTACCACGAGCTGGCGTTCCGGGTGATGCGCCCGTTCGTCACCGGCAGCATTCCGGATGCGGATTTCAAGAAGATCCTCGAAGACACGTACGGCGTGTTTTCCCACAGTGCCATCGCGCCTCTGCGCCAACTGAACGGCAACGAGTGGGTGCTGGAGCTGTTCCACGGCCCGACCCTGGCGTTCAAGGATTTCGCCCTGCAACTGCTCGGTCGCCTGCTCGACTACGTGTTGGAAAAGCGCGGCGAGCGCGTGGTGATCATGGGCGCTACGTCCGGTGATACCGGATCGGCTGCCATCGAAGGCTGCAAGCACTGCGAAAACGTCGACATCTTCATCCTGCACCCGCACCAGCGTGTGTCCGAAGTGCAGCGTCGCCAGATGACCAGCATCTTCGGTGAGAACATCCACAACATTGCCATCGAAGGCAACTTCGATGACTGCCAGGAAATGGTCAAGAACAGCTTCGCCGACCAGAGCTTCCTCAAAGGCACGCGCCTGGTGGCGGTGAACTCGATCAACTGGGCGCGGATCATGGCCCAGATCGTCTACTACTTCCACGCATCGCTGCAGTTGGGCGGGCCGGCGCGTTCGGTGTCGTTCTCAGTGCCGACCGGCAACTTCGGCGACATCTTCGCCGGCTACCTGGCGCGCAACATGGGCCTGCCGATCAACCAGTTGATCGTCGCCACCAACCGCAATGACATCCTGCACCGCTTCATGAGCGGTAACGGCTACGTCAAGGAAACCCTGCACGCCACGCTGTCGCCGTCCATGGACATCATGGTCTCGTCGAACTTCGAACGCCTGCTGTTCGATATGCACGGTCGCAACGGCGCAGCCATTGCCGGGCTGATGGACACCTTCAAAAGCGGTGGCGGTTTCAGCGTCGAGCAAGAGCGCTGGACCGAAACCCGCAAGCTGTTCGATTCCCTGGCCGTGGACGATGCGCAGACCTGCGAAACCATCGCACAGGTCTACGCCCAGACCGGCGAGCTGCTGGACCCGCACACCGCTATCGGCGTGAAGGCTGCCCGCGAATGCCGTCGCAGCCTGGATATCCCAATGGTGATCCTGGGCACCGCCCACCCGGTCAAATTCCCGGAAGCGGTGGAGAAGGCGGGCGTTGGCAAGGCGCTGGAACTGCCGCAGCACCTGGCGGATCTGTTCGAGCGTGAAGAGCGCTGCACGGTGTTGGTCAATGACCTGAAGGCGGTGCAGGCGTTCGTGAGCCAGCATGGCAACCGGGGCAAGCCGCTGTAA
- a CDS encoding CaiB/BaiF CoA transferase family protein, with product MSFNAKPLAGLKVIELGTLIAGPFASRICAEFGAEVIKVESPDGGDPLRKWRKLYEGTSLWWFVQARNKQSLTLNLKHPDGLAILKQLLADADILIENFRPGVLEKLGLSWETLHALNPKLVMVRLSGFGQTGPMKDQPGFGAVGESMGGLRYITGFEDRPPVRTGISIGDSIAALWAVIGALMALRHREVNGGLGQVVDVALYEAIFAMMESMIPEFDVFGFIRERTGNIMPGITPSSIHTSADGKHVQIGANGDAIFKRFMTAIGREDLANDPVLAGNDGRDSRRDELYGVIDRWVNSLTLDQVIEALNKAQVPASRIYSAEDMLGDPQFLAREMFLKAQLPDGKAFKMPGIVPKLSDTPGSCEWVGPQLGEHNSLVLGKLGYDAAAITRLREQGAI from the coding sequence ATGTCGTTTAATGCCAAACCGCTTGCCGGCCTGAAAGTCATCGAACTCGGCACCCTGATCGCCGGCCCGTTCGCCTCACGGATCTGCGCCGAATTCGGCGCCGAGGTCATCAAGGTCGAATCGCCGGACGGTGGCGACCCACTGCGCAAATGGCGCAAGTTGTACGAGGGCACTTCGCTGTGGTGGTTCGTGCAGGCGCGCAACAAGCAGTCGCTGACGCTGAACCTCAAGCACCCCGACGGCCTGGCCATCCTCAAGCAGTTGCTGGCGGACGCCGACATCCTGATCGAAAACTTCCGCCCCGGCGTGCTGGAAAAGCTCGGCCTGAGCTGGGAAACCCTGCATGCGCTCAACCCAAAACTGGTGATGGTGCGCCTCTCCGGCTTCGGGCAGACCGGGCCGATGAAAGACCAGCCAGGGTTCGGCGCGGTGGGTGAATCCATGGGAGGCCTGCGCTACATCACCGGCTTCGAAGACCGCCCGCCCGTGCGCACCGGCATTTCCATCGGCGACTCGATCGCGGCACTGTGGGCAGTGATCGGCGCATTGATGGCGCTGCGTCATCGCGAAGTCAACGGCGGCCTCGGCCAGGTCGTGGATGTGGCGCTGTACGAAGCCATCTTTGCCATGATGGAAAGCATGATCCCCGAGTTTGACGTGTTCGGCTTTATTCGCGAGCGCACCGGCAACATCATGCCGGGTATCACCCCGTCCTCGATCCACACCAGCGCCGACGGCAAGCATGTACAGATAGGCGCCAACGGCGATGCGATCTTCAAGCGCTTCATGACAGCCATTGGCCGCGAAGACTTGGCCAACGACCCTGTGCTTGCTGGCAATGACGGGCGCGATAGTCGTCGTGACGAGCTGTACGGGGTGATCGATCGCTGGGTCAACTCTCTGACACTGGACCAAGTGATAGAGGCCCTGAACAAGGCACAAGTGCCCGCCAGCCGGATCTACAGCGCCGAAGACATGCTGGGCGACCCGCAGTTTCTCGCCCGGGAAATGTTCCTCAAAGCCCAGCTTCCCGACGGCAAGGCATTCAAGATGCCCGGCATCGTACCCAAACTATCGGACACGCCCGGCAGCTGTGAATGGGTAGGGCCGCAATTGGGCGAGCACAACAGCCTGGTGCTCGGCAAGTTGGGGTACGACGCCGCAGCCATCACGCGCCTGCGCGAACAAGGCGCCATCTGA
- a CDS encoding YaeQ family protein: MAQPSTTYKFELNLTDLDRSVYESVKQTIARHPSETEERMTVRLLAYALWYNEQLSFGRGLSDVDEPALWEKSLDDRVLHWIEVGQPDADRLTWCSRRTERTSLLAYGSLRVWEGKVVPVANNLKNVHIAAVPQEILEVLAKDMPRVIKWDVMISEGTIFVTDDRGQHEVQLQWLVGGRD, encoded by the coding sequence ATGGCCCAGCCGTCCACGACCTACAAATTCGAACTCAACCTCACCGACCTTGATCGTTCGGTGTACGAGAGCGTCAAACAGACCATTGCCCGCCACCCGTCGGAAACCGAAGAGCGCATGACCGTGCGTCTGCTGGCCTACGCCCTCTGGTACAACGAGCAGTTGTCGTTCGGCCGTGGCCTGTCAGATGTAGACGAACCGGCCCTGTGGGAAAAAAGCCTGGATGATCGCGTGTTGCACTGGATCGAAGTGGGCCAGCCCGATGCCGATCGCCTGACCTGGTGCTCGCGCCGCACCGAACGCACCAGCCTGCTGGCCTACGGCAGCCTGCGTGTCTGGGAAGGCAAGGTGGTGCCGGTGGCGAACAACCTGAAGAACGTGCACATCGCCGCCGTGCCGCAGGAGATCCTGGAGGTTCTGGCCAAAGACATGCCCCGCGTGATCAAGTGGGATGTGATGATCAGCGAAGGCACGATCTTCGTGACCGACGACCGTGGCCAGCATGAAGTGCAATTGCAGTGGCTGGTCGGCGGACGCGATTGA
- a CDS encoding virulence factor family protein — protein MIRRSWRYVLALIVLLALIAGGGFWYWNRPAPQPALEQLPQADGSVMTRVTPNGTPRARVAVAVMADERLTDSQLIALSLGGKAQIVQVILPKDDCKLQEQALQSALDQLKGPATLVSGIGPGAALAWRWLASQNDDKANAISVGFALVQEGCKHPLPKTAAHGNWLVAWNDNPDDESASFVRDTPRATTSISDYDIHYPQVLNNELRKQLVGSDNGGLAIPVVEVPAGQANDTVTLFLSGDGGWRDLDRDVAAEMAKIGYPVVGIDTLRYYWQHKTPEQSAKDLTELMQHYRQKWGTKRFVLTGYSFGADVLPAIYNRMPANEQQRVDAIILLAFARTGSFEIEVEGWLGNAGKEAATGPEMAKLPADKVVCIYGAEEVDESGCTDKTAVGEALKLPGGHHFDENYPALAKRLVDIIVKHQAKDKAE, from the coding sequence ATGATTCGACGTTCCTGGCGGTATGTATTGGCCCTGATAGTGCTGCTCGCCCTGATCGCGGGTGGCGGCTTCTGGTACTGGAACCGCCCTGCCCCGCAGCCGGCCCTGGAGCAACTGCCCCAGGCCGACGGCTCGGTCATGACCCGCGTGACCCCGAACGGCACGCCCAGAGCCCGCGTGGCCGTGGCCGTGATGGCCGATGAGCGCCTGACCGACAGCCAACTGATAGCCTTGAGCCTGGGCGGCAAGGCACAGATCGTCCAGGTGATCCTGCCCAAGGATGATTGCAAGCTGCAGGAACAGGCGCTGCAAAGCGCACTGGACCAATTGAAAGGCCCGGCGACCCTGGTCAGCGGCATCGGTCCTGGCGCGGCGCTCGCCTGGCGCTGGCTTGCCAGCCAGAATGACGACAAGGCCAATGCCATCTCCGTCGGCTTCGCGTTGGTGCAGGAAGGCTGCAAGCACCCCCTGCCGAAAACCGCAGCACACGGCAATTGGCTGGTGGCCTGGAACGACAACCCTGACGATGAGAGCGCCAGTTTCGTACGCGACACACCACGCGCCACCACCAGCATCAGCGACTACGACATTCATTACCCGCAGGTGCTGAACAACGAGCTGCGCAAGCAACTGGTGGGTTCGGACAACGGCGGCCTGGCGATTCCGGTGGTTGAAGTACCGGCCGGCCAAGCCAATGACACCGTCACCCTGTTCCTTTCAGGTGACGGCGGCTGGCGTGATCTGGACCGCGACGTAGCCGCAGAGATGGCCAAGATCGGCTACCCGGTGGTGGGCATCGACACCCTGCGCTACTACTGGCAGCACAAGACCCCGGAACAAAGCGCCAAGGACCTGACCGAGCTGATGCAGCACTACCGGCAGAAATGGGGCACCAAGCGCTTCGTGCTGACCGGTTACTCGTTCGGTGCCGATGTATTGCCAGCCATCTATAACCGCATGCCGGCAAACGAGCAGCAACGCGTGGATGCAATCATCCTGCTGGCGTTCGCGCGCACCGGCAGCTTTGAAATCGAAGTGGAAGGCTGGCTGGGTAACGCCGGCAAAGAAGCCGCCACGGGCCCGGAGATGGCCAAGCTGCCGGCTGACAAAGTGGTGTGTATCTACGGCGCCGAAGAAGTCGACGAGAGCGGCTGCACGGACAAGACGGCGGTGGGTGAAGCCTTGAAGCTGCCGGGTGGCCATCACTTCGACGAGAACTACCCGGCGCTGGCCAAGCGCTTGGTGGATATCATCGTGAAGCATCAAGCCAAGGATAAAGCTGAATAG